One window of Chloroflexus aggregans DSM 9485 genomic DNA carries:
- a CDS encoding carotenoid biosynthesis protein, with translation MFFDQSFQQQLRRISTIFLVVYLFIYPFAIVLVAFDQVPVWGTWMGGALLILQGALMGMWLTVRYHWYGAVASALILIISWAVEHIGATTGFPFGSYSYTDVLQPQIFGVVPLAIPFAWLLIVVAAVGVAERLFHRDSRPVDDRYLHPTRVLTAASFALLLDVTIEPFAVYINRYWVWASDESGFYYGIPVSNFVAWWVTSLILSWVLLSLRRSAARKGQVPRPFMQWLPPTLYLTNLTMFVVVNLARGQVLPALIGGVIMLVLVGDWLLPRLARRLRRLAETNP, from the coding sequence ATGTTTTTCGATCAAAGTTTTCAACAGCAATTACGTCGAATTTCCACTATTTTCCTGGTCGTTTACCTCTTCATCTACCCCTTTGCAATCGTATTGGTCGCGTTTGATCAGGTTCCGGTGTGGGGAACATGGATGGGTGGTGCGCTACTGATCTTACAAGGCGCACTGATGGGGATGTGGTTGACGGTTCGTTACCATTGGTATGGCGCCGTTGCGAGCGCCTTGATCCTGATCATTTCGTGGGCAGTGGAGCATATCGGCGCAACGACCGGCTTTCCCTTTGGGAGCTATTCATACACCGATGTGTTGCAACCACAGATTTTTGGGGTCGTGCCGCTGGCTATTCCCTTCGCATGGCTGTTGATCGTGGTCGCGGCAGTTGGTGTCGCCGAGCGGCTGTTTCATCGTGATAGCCGACCGGTCGATGATCGGTATCTGCACCCAACGCGCGTGTTGACGGCGGCGTCGTTTGCGTTATTACTTGACGTAACTATCGAGCCGTTCGCCGTCTATATCAACCGCTACTGGGTGTGGGCGAGCGACGAGAGCGGTTTTTATTACGGTATTCCGGTTTCTAACTTTGTCGCGTGGTGGGTGACAAGCCTGATTTTGTCGTGGGTATTGTTGAGCTTACGGCGGAGTGCCGCCCGCAAAGGACAGGTACCGCGACCCTTTATGCAGTGGCTGCCACCGACTCTCTATCTAACCAATCTGACGATGTTCGTCGTGGTGAATCTGGCGCGTGGGCAGGTGCTGCCGGCGTTGATCGGCGGTGTGATTATGCTCGTGCTCGTAGGCGATTGGCTGCTGCCGCGGCTGGCCCGTCGTCTGCGCCGCCTCGCCGAAACCAACCCCTGA
- a CDS encoding lysophospholipid acyltransferase family protein yields MITPHIPAHKFWLGDEAIYYLLARPALKRSFDHVWFAQYGPRPDPQRGPYIFYLNHSAWWDGYMMMLIHRAIMHRAFDSYLMMEERQLRAYRFFTWCGAFSVNRHDPEDAQRAQIYAANLLRERRDRALYIFPQGRIEANDYRPLTIYPGIARIAALVRDVTLCPIALRYEFLGQQWPHAFIQIGPPHPPASRDDIEAIRADIATHLTDAVDRLRADVIEQRLGTFQPLLVGRWGIDRIWDTVRGWFRRGGADDGPAAAAANRLRARA; encoded by the coding sequence ATGATCACGCCACACATTCCTGCCCACAAGTTCTGGCTCGGCGACGAAGCCATCTATTATCTGCTCGCCCGCCCCGCGCTCAAACGTAGCTTCGATCATGTCTGGTTTGCCCAATATGGCCCAAGACCTGATCCACAGCGCGGACCATACATCTTCTATCTTAACCATTCAGCGTGGTGGGACGGTTATATGATGATGTTGATTCACCGGGCCATCATGCATCGCGCGTTTGACAGTTACCTGATGATGGAAGAGCGCCAGCTCCGTGCCTACCGCTTCTTTACGTGGTGTGGTGCGTTCTCGGTCAATCGCCACGACCCTGAAGATGCACAACGTGCGCAAATCTATGCCGCCAACCTGTTGCGTGAACGACGCGATCGTGCCCTCTACATTTTTCCACAGGGCCGGATTGAGGCCAATGACTACCGTCCACTCACCATCTATCCGGGTATTGCCCGGATTGCCGCACTCGTTCGCGACGTGACATTGTGCCCAATAGCCCTGCGCTATGAATTTCTCGGCCAGCAATGGCCCCACGCCTTTATCCAGATCGGGCCGCCGCACCCACCGGCCAGTCGCGATGACATCGAAGCAATCCGAGCCGACATCGCGACACACCTTACCGATGCCGTCGACCGCCTACGGGCCGATGTTATCGAGCAACGGCTAGGTACATTTCAGCCGTTGCTCGTCGGACGCTGGGGCATCGACCGCATCTGGGACACAGTCAGGGGTTGGTTTCGGCGAGGCGGCGCAGACGACGGGCCAGCCGCGGCAGCAGCCAATCGCCTACGAGCACGAGCATAA
- the dusB gene encoding tRNA dihydrouridine synthase DusB, with translation MSDQITFTEIAQLPTAYHVAYIKIEPNIVLAPMAGVTDSIFRRMILRLGGCGLVSTEMTNAASVSPKALRRHRLLDYLPEERPLTMQISGNDPDLVANAARVVEQLGADIIDINCGCPSPKVTGGGHGSALLRDLPKMERLLRAVRAAVQIPVTLKLRAGWDEASLNFIEAGQRAEAAGVAALTLHPRTREQGYKGQADWSRVAALKRAVSIPVIGSGDVVTAQDALIRLRDSGADGVMIGRGAIANPWIFRQVADLRQGRTPFEPTPADKYHLLLEYMAIYAEELPERLALNKIKQLIGQFYIGLPGSNHLRVAVHTSTSLAAAQEAIERFFAPYLETDAAVPEPAIAAD, from the coding sequence ATGAGTGATCAAATAACCTTCACCGAAATTGCGCAGCTCCCAACAGCGTACCATGTTGCGTACATCAAAATAGAACCGAATATCGTTCTGGCCCCGATGGCCGGCGTCACCGACAGCATCTTCCGCCGCATGATATTGCGGTTGGGTGGGTGTGGTTTGGTGAGTACAGAGATGACCAACGCTGCGAGCGTCAGTCCAAAAGCATTGCGCCGCCATCGCTTGCTCGACTACCTACCAGAAGAACGACCGTTGACGATGCAGATTTCGGGCAACGATCCCGATCTCGTAGCGAATGCAGCACGGGTCGTCGAGCAATTAGGGGCCGATATTATCGATATTAACTGCGGTTGTCCGTCCCCGAAAGTCACCGGTGGCGGGCATGGTTCGGCGTTGCTGCGTGATCTGCCGAAGATGGAACGACTCTTGCGAGCAGTGCGGGCTGCCGTCCAGATTCCGGTGACGCTCAAGCTGCGTGCCGGCTGGGACGAAGCGAGCCTCAATTTTATTGAAGCCGGCCAGCGCGCCGAAGCTGCCGGCGTCGCTGCACTAACGCTACATCCGCGTACCCGTGAGCAAGGGTACAAAGGGCAAGCCGATTGGTCACGAGTGGCAGCGCTCAAGCGTGCCGTCTCAATCCCGGTGATCGGGAGTGGTGATGTCGTCACCGCGCAAGATGCGCTCATCCGATTACGCGATAGTGGCGCCGATGGCGTGATGATCGGACGCGGCGCAATCGCTAATCCGTGGATTTTCCGCCAAGTCGCCGATCTGCGTCAAGGCCGCACACCGTTTGAGCCAACTCCTGCCGATAAGTACCATCTCTTGCTGGAGTACATGGCGATCTACGCCGAAGAATTACCCGAACGGTTGGCGCTCAATAAGATCAAACAACTGATCGGTCAGTTTTACATCGGCTTACCCGGCAGTAACCATCTGCGTGTCGCCGTTCATACTTCCACCAGTCTTGCCGCAGCGCAAGAAGCAATTGAGCGATTCTTCGCACCGTATCTCGAAACAGATGCAGCGGTGCCTGAACCGGCAATTGCCGCCGATTAG
- a CDS encoding RNA-guided endonuclease InsQ/TnpB family protein: protein MKTFVYTLRPTPAQVACLSETVETCRQRYNHALSERKTAYRERGESIGFARQCASLPMLKREVPYLQRVYSQVVQDVVRRGDRAFQAFVRRVNAGEKAGYPRCKGQGRYDSFTYPRWGNGVKREQGRLVLSKIGALRLHNDRPVEGTPTICIIVRNADGWYAHIVCDVAPSPLPPTGRSFATLSNGVQIANPRSYRVAERTLKQAQRRLSRRVKGSNRSRKARTLLANAHLKVKRARRDFAHTIARAPVNEDDHIAVEKPNIRGMVRNHPLAKSIHDAGWGIVLNILLAKAARAGRVVVAVNPAGTSHVCAHCGESVPKRLAVRWHSCPYCGCELHRDHNAALTILKKGGGTAFGEAQPLGGLQNREPPQALAVGVSGELDAAVGGQRATSTLGEVWRFAQESRIATLIDESGLRLTPVDDPTTPGALDDAVDEVIATVIEQGGQVVFVPNGSLGVHQRIAGILRY, encoded by the coding sequence ATGAAGACGTTTGTCTACACGTTACGTCCGACACCTGCTCAAGTGGCTTGTCTTTCTGAGACGGTCGAAACCTGCCGCCAACGCTACAACCACGCTCTGAGCGAGCGCAAGACCGCCTATCGGGAACGTGGCGAGTCCATCGGCTTTGCGCGCCAATGCGCCAGCCTGCCTATGCTGAAACGGGAGGTGCCGTATCTGCAGCGTGTCTACTCCCAAGTGGTGCAGGATGTCGTGCGTCGAGGAGACCGCGCGTTTCAAGCGTTCGTTCGGCGGGTGAACGCCGGTGAAAAGGCGGGGTATCCGCGCTGCAAAGGGCAGGGCCGGTACGATAGCTTCACCTATCCCCGGTGGGGCAACGGCGTCAAGCGGGAGCAGGGACGGCTTGTCCTCTCCAAAATCGGCGCTCTCCGGCTGCACAACGATCGCCCGGTTGAGGGCACGCCAACAATCTGTATCATCGTTCGCAACGCGGATGGATGGTACGCACATATCGTGTGTGACGTTGCACCGTCGCCGCTCCCGCCAACCGGCAGGTCGTTTGCAACGCTGTCGAACGGCGTGCAGATTGCCAACCCGCGCTCCTATCGCGTCGCCGAACGCACGCTGAAACAGGCACAACGACGGCTTTCTCGTCGCGTGAAGGGTAGCAATCGCTCCCGTAAGGCTCGCACGTTGCTTGCGAACGCTCACCTGAAGGTCAAGCGGGCGCGACGGGATTTTGCCCACACAATCGCCCGCGCACCGGTCAATGAGGATGACCATATTGCGGTTGAAAAACCGAACATTCGGGGGATGGTACGGAACCATCCCCTTGCCAAATCGATCCACGACGCCGGATGGGGTATCGTTCTGAATATCCTGCTCGCCAAGGCTGCACGTGCTGGGCGAGTCGTGGTGGCAGTCAACCCTGCCGGAACGTCGCACGTATGCGCACACTGTGGCGAGTCCGTTCCCAAACGGCTTGCCGTTCGCTGGCACTCCTGCCCGTATTGTGGTTGTGAATTGCACCGCGATCATAATGCTGCGCTTACTATCCTAAAGAAGGGCGGGGGCACCGCCTTCGGGGAGGCTCAGCCGTTGGGCGGGCTGCAGAACCGAGAACCCCCACAGGCTTTAGCCGTGGGAGTGTCAGGTGAACTAGATGCCGCAGTGGGTGGGCAGCGCGCCACTTCAACCCTCGGTGAAGTATGGCGGTTTGCGCAAGAAAGTCGTATTGCAACGCTGATCGACGAGAGCGGTTTACGCCTGACACCGGTCGACGACCCGACGACACCGGGTGCGCTCGATGATGCGGTTGATGAAGTCATTGCCACCGTGATCGAGCAGGGAGGGCAGGTAGTTTTTGTGCCGAACGGTTCGCTCGGCGTTCACCAGCGTATTGCCGGGATTTTACGGTATTGA
- the tnpA gene encoding IS200/IS605 family transposase: protein MKQMDHSNDPCVLRINSHLVWCPKRRRKIVVDRLKTRLEELIRETASELGCEILALEIMPDHLPPVVSATPHWVPNHIVGRFKGKTSRILRQEFPFLQRMPSLGTRSYVWSTTGHVSADTIRRYSEAQRTRG, encoded by the coding sequence ATGAAACAGATGGACCACTCCAACGATCCGTGCGTGTTGCGCATCAACTCCCACCTGGTCTGGTGCCCCAAGCGGCGACGGAAGATTGTAGTTGACCGCCTAAAAACACGTTTGGAAGAACTGATTCGTGAAACGGCGTCTGAGCTTGGATGTGAGATTTTGGCACTTGAAATCATGCCTGACCATCTCCCTCCGGTTGTTTCGGCAACGCCGCACTGGGTACCCAACCACATCGTTGGGCGGTTCAAGGGCAAAACCAGCCGCATCCTGCGACAGGAGTTTCCTTTCCTGCAACGCATGCCGTCCTTGGGGACTCGTTCGTATGTCTGGTCAACGACCGGACACGTTTCCGCCGATACCATCCGGCGGTATAGCGAAGCGCAGCGCACACGCGGATGA
- a CDS encoding redox-sensing transcriptional repressor Rex, whose product MERSDQPPDVVIRRLPLYARSLRYLLEEGIHSVSSQELGERINVTAAQIRKDLSYFGEFGKQGIGYDVEKLLHHIERILGLNQHWPVVLVGIGLLGQAIARYEGFRSEGIEIVALFDSDPAKIGQRVGDLVIQDFANVRRVVAEKQVKLAIIAVPALQAQRVADVLIEAGVRAILSYAPMILQVPEDVWVRYIDPVAVLQSMTYYLAREQQH is encoded by the coding sequence GTGGAGCGTTCAGATCAACCACCTGATGTTGTTATTCGGCGGCTACCCCTCTATGCTCGAAGCCTACGCTACCTACTGGAAGAGGGAATTCATTCCGTCTCATCACAGGAACTCGGTGAGCGGATTAATGTGACTGCTGCCCAAATTCGTAAAGACCTTTCGTATTTCGGCGAGTTTGGCAAACAAGGCATCGGCTACGATGTCGAAAAGCTATTGCATCACATTGAACGGATTCTTGGCCTCAATCAACATTGGCCGGTTGTGCTGGTTGGTATCGGCTTGCTTGGCCAAGCGATTGCCCGCTACGAAGGCTTTCGTAGCGAGGGGATCGAGATCGTCGCCCTGTTTGACTCCGATCCGGCCAAGATCGGGCAGCGAGTTGGTGATTTGGTCATTCAAGACTTTGCCAACGTGAGGCGCGTGGTTGCCGAGAAGCAGGTTAAATTGGCGATTATCGCGGTTCCTGCGCTTCAGGCACAGCGGGTCGCCGATGTGCTGATCGAGGCCGGTGTGCGCGCGATCCTAAGCTATGCACCGATGATTTTGCAAGTGCCGGAAGATGTCTGGGTCCGATATATCGATCCGGTCGCGGTCTTACAAAGTATGACCTACTATCTGGCACGTGAGCAGCAACATTAA
- the coaBC gene encoding bifunctional phosphopantothenoylcysteine decarboxylase/phosphopantothenate--cysteine ligase CoaBC: protein MDTLAGRNIILGVCGSIAAYKVAQLARDLTLAGARVDVIMTEAAERFVGPATFQALTGRPVLTDMWALPEDGVIGHVSLGMHADAVVIAPATANTLARLAAGICDDLLTTTVLATRAPLLIAPAMNPSMYEHPATQANVATLRARGVYVIEPEVGRMAEPVFGRGRLPEPDDLLAEIRALLGRHSGPLRGRHVVVTAGGTREPIDPVRYLGNRSSGQMGYALAARARDLGATVTLISGPTALRPPRAVTFVAVETALEMRAAVQAACTHADILIMNAAVADFRPAQVAPEKIKKHGEEGLTLQLVQNPDVVGELAARTDLFKVGFAAETHDMLVNARSKLQRKGLHLIVANDAIASIGQPDIALIVLDGEQVVELPRQSKTEAAAALLDVIVARFEQWLATR, encoded by the coding sequence ATGGATACGCTGGCGGGTAGGAACATTATCTTAGGTGTATGCGGTAGTATTGCTGCCTATAAAGTCGCGCAACTGGCACGCGACCTGACGTTGGCAGGTGCGCGTGTTGATGTCATCATGACGGAAGCTGCCGAGCGATTTGTCGGACCGGCAACGTTTCAGGCTCTAACCGGGCGTCCGGTACTCACCGATATGTGGGCTTTGCCCGAAGATGGTGTGATCGGCCATGTGAGCCTTGGAATGCACGCCGATGCCGTGGTGATTGCACCGGCGACGGCGAATACGTTGGCTCGGTTGGCTGCCGGTATTTGCGATGATCTGCTGACGACGACAGTTTTGGCGACCCGCGCACCACTGTTGATTGCACCGGCTATGAATCCGTCGATGTACGAGCATCCGGCGACCCAAGCCAACGTTGCAACGTTGCGCGCACGCGGTGTCTACGTCATCGAGCCAGAAGTGGGGCGGATGGCCGAACCGGTGTTCGGACGTGGCCGTCTCCCCGAACCGGACGACCTGCTGGCCGAGATTCGCGCTTTACTCGGTCGCCATAGCGGGCCGCTGCGTGGCCGGCACGTGGTTGTCACGGCAGGCGGTACCCGTGAGCCGATCGATCCGGTACGTTATCTCGGTAATCGGTCATCGGGGCAAATGGGCTATGCACTGGCGGCCCGTGCCCGTGATCTCGGGGCAACCGTGACCCTGATCAGCGGACCAACGGCGTTGCGTCCGCCACGCGCGGTAACGTTTGTCGCTGTGGAGACAGCGCTTGAGATGCGTGCCGCGGTACAGGCTGCTTGTACCCACGCCGATATTCTCATTATGAATGCAGCGGTGGCCGATTTTCGCCCGGCACAAGTGGCACCTGAAAAGATCAAAAAGCACGGTGAAGAGGGTTTGACCTTACAACTGGTGCAGAATCCCGACGTTGTCGGTGAATTAGCCGCGCGTACCGACCTCTTTAAAGTCGGATTCGCAGCCGAAACGCACGACATGCTGGTCAATGCGCGGAGTAAACTTCAGCGCAAAGGCCTCCATCTGATCGTCGCAAACGATGCAATTGCCAGCATCGGACAACCTGATATTGCGTTGATCGTTCTCGATGGCGAGCAGGTGGTCGAACTACCACGTCAGTCTAAAACTGAAGCCGCCGCTGCCCTGCTTGATGTGATCGTAGCACGATTTGAGCAATGGCTGGCAACACGTTAG
- a CDS encoding HEAT repeat domain-containing protein: MTNEPQPNQSSPEPSPTSRETRRLTAPRLPRAAEPKASRTPSPSEIDELINALGDPNHPRHTVAVDELVAIGPAAVPALCAVVGPHQPWLTVYRATEVLAQIGDGRATGPLIAALNHQNANVRWGAVRALAQVGDVRALFALRKVVQTDQGRTSWGESVAGVAQSALDLLNRRSIWSQSLELIKLAIVSVIFLLSMALAFGVIGTLRNELDQFGRYVPGQTELPTLVLPTTRPTATPRPTLAANQTVGPQPTTQVITGTALQVANVRPLPGTNNQPIGRINAGDEIIFIARTANGQWYLIRLGNQRSPDSFIANPDGSGTGWVNQALVSPPSADVPVQEPLPVTVPTATP; encoded by the coding sequence ATGACCAACGAACCACAACCGAATCAATCATCACCTGAACCATCACCAACGTCACGCGAGACTCGTCGGCTCACCGCACCGCGGTTACCACGCGCTGCCGAGCCTAAAGCGTCACGCACGCCTTCACCGAGTGAGATTGATGAGTTGATCAATGCACTTGGTGATCCGAATCATCCACGTCACACGGTTGCCGTTGATGAATTGGTCGCGATTGGGCCTGCTGCCGTTCCGGCGCTCTGTGCCGTTGTTGGACCACATCAGCCGTGGTTGACGGTCTACCGCGCGACCGAAGTGCTCGCCCAGATCGGTGATGGTCGCGCGACCGGCCCTTTGATTGCGGCCCTGAACCATCAAAACGCGAATGTCCGCTGGGGGGCCGTGCGCGCACTCGCGCAAGTCGGTGATGTGCGGGCACTGTTTGCGCTCCGCAAAGTTGTCCAGACCGATCAGGGTCGTACCAGTTGGGGCGAATCGGTTGCCGGAGTAGCTCAGAGTGCGCTTGATCTGCTGAATCGGCGCAGTATTTGGTCGCAGAGTCTTGAATTGATCAAACTAGCGATTGTGAGTGTGATCTTCTTACTCTCGATGGCGCTGGCCTTCGGCGTGATCGGCACGCTCCGCAATGAACTTGATCAATTTGGGCGCTACGTACCAGGCCAAACCGAATTGCCGACCCTGGTCTTGCCGACCACACGACCCACCGCAACCCCGCGCCCGACGCTTGCTGCCAATCAAACAGTGGGTCCGCAGCCGACGACACAGGTTATCACCGGTACGGCACTGCAAGTGGCGAATGTGCGACCGCTTCCCGGTACGAATAACCAACCGATTGGACGCATTAACGCCGGTGATGAGATTATCTTTATTGCCCGCACTGCCAACGGTCAGTGGTATCTGATCCGACTCGGTAATCAGCGGAGTCCCGACTCGTTTATCGCCAATCCTGATGGTAGCGGGACGGGGTGGGTTAATCAGGCGTTGGTGTCGCCGCCATCGGCTGATGTGCCGGTGCAAGAGCCGTTGCCGGTTACCGTGCCGACAGCAACCCCATAA
- a CDS encoding ArnT family glycosyltransferase produces the protein MVGLIRHTLNHALGWAAVAVLIITLLGQLPVQTPFDIGRTDAAVVQGFGEPETGDPSSDGMVRRVLSTAALRIPHVGAPATLTIRWMAPAGTPVLITVNDEAPIQLLARGGWEEHSFTITSGWQKAFDIAVSITTPTPTERVWLDQVTLTANPPLWPYPAQLGYAALIGALIGSLLARRPRWQTLIAIGGYGLLWLVLYRMSSYPLLYLPAITVVALGAIWFIWRWPQLATYWPQAATPLLAVGVAVGWMIWLIPAMQAHVTLARPGVENDFRVFATRDTVATIFQADGFYNLGYPLLLWLVRPLTFDNPFLAGRLIALISGGLLIGGAYLLARCFLAPAPALLVTVFLAWSGMVVQYGLLVGSDMPFAAAFTFAVALTLHAGRSSAGWMAVLAGVLAGFAFLIRHPGLLLLVWGGATLWYLNGRRAAFLFVLGFGLAAAPQLVVNTAQTGQPLFNQQAKNIWLAVYANTDWQRWDEVPNSISLLEVVGRDPIRFFTNWSRNIVGFLGAGAEDVSEFGRADQLRLLGWPTNWLAIGGLVVGGWLAWHKRTDRHWLALLALIGLYVAAISVAFILPRFWLPLVPLYAVAAAWALTHLLNRPRSLLAAGLGLIVLLWPGPQMAVSAVLTAQPPDETGAVALVQQTITTSGARVVAAIPDRLPLAKYSAIAHLITERVPLTVTFAELQALHADYVLWDNAQGEPPLPTPNQRRIGDGRFTLYRVR, from the coding sequence GTGGTTGGCTTGATACGACATACACTGAACCATGCGCTGGGGTGGGCTGCGGTAGCAGTGCTTATCATTACCTTGCTCGGCCAGTTGCCGGTGCAGACACCCTTTGACATCGGTCGTACCGATGCTGCGGTGGTGCAGGGGTTTGGTGAACCGGAAACAGGCGATCCATCGTCTGACGGTATGGTTAGACGAGTGTTGTCGACAGCAGCACTGCGGATACCGCATGTTGGCGCACCTGCCACGCTCACAATCCGTTGGATGGCACCGGCCGGCACGCCGGTGCTGATCACGGTCAATGACGAAGCGCCGATCCAGCTCCTTGCCCGTGGTGGTTGGGAAGAGCATTCTTTCACGATCACGAGCGGTTGGCAAAAAGCATTTGATATAGCCGTGAGCATTACGACGCCAACGCCTACCGAGCGTGTTTGGTTAGATCAAGTAACGCTTACCGCAAACCCACCCCTCTGGCCCTATCCGGCGCAACTCGGATATGCAGCACTCATCGGCGCATTGATCGGTAGCTTGTTGGCCCGGCGCCCACGCTGGCAGACACTGATTGCCATCGGTGGCTACGGCTTGCTGTGGCTGGTGCTGTACCGCATGAGTTCTTACCCGCTCCTCTATCTCCCGGCGATAACGGTTGTCGCGCTGGGCGCTATCTGGTTTATCTGGCGTTGGCCCCAATTGGCAACGTATTGGCCGCAAGCGGCTACCCCACTGCTGGCAGTCGGAGTGGCCGTTGGCTGGATGATCTGGCTCATACCGGCGATGCAGGCTCACGTTACGCTGGCGCGTCCTGGAGTGGAAAATGACTTTCGCGTCTTTGCTACTCGTGATACGGTAGCGACCATCTTTCAGGCTGATGGTTTCTACAACCTCGGTTATCCGTTACTCTTGTGGCTAGTACGACCACTGACATTCGACAACCCATTTTTGGCCGGACGGCTGATCGCGCTGATAAGTGGTGGGTTATTGATCGGTGGTGCTTATCTGTTGGCTCGCTGTTTTCTGGCTCCTGCGCCGGCTCTGCTGGTCACCGTCTTCCTCGCGTGGAGTGGGATGGTTGTGCAGTATGGTCTGCTGGTGGGCAGTGATATGCCGTTTGCAGCCGCGTTTACGTTTGCGGTCGCACTGACGTTGCACGCCGGACGTTCTTCGGCGGGATGGATGGCGGTGCTGGCCGGAGTGTTGGCCGGGTTCGCGTTTCTGATACGTCACCCCGGTCTGCTACTTCTCGTGTGGGGAGGCGCTACCCTCTGGTACCTGAACGGACGACGCGCTGCATTCCTCTTTGTCCTTGGGTTTGGGTTAGCCGCAGCGCCCCAACTTGTCGTCAACACCGCGCAAACCGGTCAGCCGTTGTTTAACCAACAGGCCAAAAATATCTGGTTGGCGGTGTACGCTAATACCGACTGGCAGCGATGGGATGAAGTTCCCAACAGTATCAGCCTACTTGAGGTTGTTGGGCGTGATCCGATCCGGTTCTTCACCAACTGGAGCCGCAATATAGTTGGTTTTCTGGGGGCAGGAGCCGAAGATGTGAGCGAGTTTGGTCGGGCCGATCAGTTGCGTCTGTTAGGGTGGCCGACCAATTGGCTGGCTATCGGTGGATTGGTAGTAGGCGGATGGCTGGCGTGGCACAAGCGAACCGATCGACATTGGTTGGCATTGTTGGCGCTGATCGGTTTGTACGTTGCCGCGATCAGTGTCGCCTTCATCTTACCACGCTTTTGGCTACCGTTGGTGCCGCTGTATGCGGTGGCGGCAGCGTGGGCACTTACCCACTTGCTAAACCGGCCACGTTCCTTATTAGCCGCGGGGTTAGGGTTGATCGTTTTGCTCTGGCCTGGCCCACAGATGGCCGTCAGTGCGGTCTTAACTGCACAACCACCTGATGAAACAGGAGCCGTGGCATTGGTGCAGCAAACGATAACGACATCCGGGGCGCGCGTGGTTGCCGCCATCCCCGACCGTCTGCCGTTGGCGAAATATTCAGCGATTGCCCACCTGATTACCGAGCGTGTCCCACTAACGGTTACTTTTGCCGAATTACAGGCGCTGCATGCCGATTATGTACTTTGGGATAATGCCCAAGGCGAACCACCGTTGCCTACGCCAAACCAACGCCGAATCGGTGATGGACGATTTACCTTGTATCGAGTACGCTGA